A segment of the Triticum urartu cultivar G1812 chromosome 1, Tu2.1, whole genome shotgun sequence genome:
GATTTCTCAAATCGGTTCGATCCTCTCCAAAGGAAGTTTCACAGTGCAAAAAAAAAAGGTGTGAAAGAGCAGATTTAGCTGAATCGCTCCTGGGGCTTTCTACCCCAGGAAGCTTAGTGATTTAGTATACATTTACATTGTATTGCAAAAAAAATTACAATGAATATCCAACACCAAATTCCTGGCTCCGCCACTAGGGCAGGGGCATCACATCTGGTTTGGCCAACCCGATTTGTATCCCATCTTTGTTGGTTTTTGTTTGTTGAATAAAGTAAAAGCTTCGGCTAGGGCCTAGGGCGGACGGAGAGCCGCTGCCGAACCTGGTACACGATGAAGCTCCCCGATGCATGGCGCCATCCCCAACGTGTCCCCGCACCACGCCTACCCGACCGCGCCGCGAAGACCACGTGTGCGGGGCCGCTTCGCCACGTGCACAGCCACGCACTCAAACGGGTCCCACTTCAAACCACCACCTCCCACCTTCACTTATTCGCGCCTCCGCCCTTCCCAGTCTCGACGGTCAGACATCCCTCCGCTCCCGACCAGGAATCGCGCGCGAGCTCCAAATACGCAAAAACTGAAGCGCCCGCGTGCAAACCAGGGCGGCATGATGACGCGTGCGCGCTCCCGCTAAAACCTTTCTCCCGGCGTTCGGCGAGCGAGCTGAGAGCGCGACACTACGACACAGATACTCCCTGACCCATGCCGCGAACGAGCCTGCCTGAATATTCGTGAGAATTGGCGCGACAGGACAAGGTCGACCCATGGCAGGAGATCGCCGGGCTCTGTGTCTGGTCGCCGGCGCGATCCTCCTCTGCTCGTGCTTTGCTCGGGTGCTGTGCGGCGACGAGCAGGAGCAGCAGCAGGAGATTCAGAGGCTCAGGTCCAAGGTCGCGTCGCTAGGTCAGCTGCCTGCCGGTTTATTTGTTGAGCACAAGATATGAAATGTAATCGTTTCGTGTGTTCCTGCTTTGCTGGGCGAAGAAAGAATTGACAGTTGAGTTTATCTGGTTGGGTTCAGAGGACGAGGTCGGCTGGAGGAAGGAGGAGACCTCGCAGCTGGAGAGCGTCGTCAGGGAGAGGACGGCGCAGATCGCGGCGTTGGTCGGCGGGCTAGAAGCTATGCAGGTGAGGAATGTGGCAGATGATGAATCCGTGGTGAAGGCGAGCACCAACAGTGCGATGATCGAGAAGCAGGTAAGGAAATGGACCATTAATTCCAGTCTCCAGTTTCAGCAAGTAGCTAGGTAGTGATCGATATTGCAGTGGCAATCAATCCCAAATTCATATGGCAACCGAACTGACGAAGGATACAAAAGGAGAACAGATTGAGAGGCTGGGCAGTGATTTGGAAGACCAGGTTAAGAAAGGGGAGTTGTTGGAAACCCGGGCTAGCGAAGCAGAGAAAAGCCTGCTTGAGCTTGGTCAGAAGTTGGATCGTGTAAGTACAGTCATGTTGGCCGGGACAGGTTATAGTGGGTGGTTGTTGGCAGAATTCTGATGTGATTCGTGTCGTATTCAGGTTGAGAAGATAAACGCTGAGCAGAGGAAGAAAATTGAGGAGCTGGAACAAGATCTTCAGCATTCAAAAGTTGGTACACATGCAAGGAAAATACAGTAATTGAGAAGAACCCTCAACGTGCTAATTATATGCTTCATGTTCAGGATAAACTGTCTGGGGTGCAAAGACAAGCAAAATTGAAGGCTCAGGAGTTGGCAAATGTATGGGCAACTAGAAGTACAATATTTTTGCTTAGAAGTCAGTGATCTGCAGAGAACTTAACGCATGACGGCTCATTTTCAGGTTCATGGCATGTGGCTTCCGTATTGGTTCGCATCGCGCTCTGTACATTGTCAGGTATAGGTGGATCCATCCAGTAGTATGGAACTTTATGTAGATTTCGAGACTTCCATTTAGGTTTACTTGCTGCATTTGCAGGAACTAGCATCTGCCAAATGGCATCTCCATGGGAAGCCTGTGCTTGATGCTCTGTTGGAGAAGGTTTGTTTGTTTCATATGGATATTTAGTTAAATATCGTACAAGTGCTACTTGCTAGTAGTATTTCTAAATGCAACCACCACCGTTTTACAATGCCAAGTTGACAGGTTGCTAAGACGTTGGCACATGCACAAAGACTGGTGGAACCACACTTGCAGGCAACAAAAAATGTAGGCTAATGTTCTGAACCAACACTCCCCCTCACCTCTTTGTGAAACACTCTGACACGCCATCTCTTGCTTCATGAAGAAACTGGTGCCTGTTGCCAAATTTCATTTCAACTCACTGAAGAACAGCACTAAGCCGGTAGCTGCCAGGATGGCCACAGCCTACAGAGCATGCAAGGATGCCATCCAGCCATGTATGGTGAAGTCTCAAGAGTTTGCAGATCACTACTGGCAGGTGACGCTGATGCATagcaagcgatttcatctcattgTATGCATGGTTGACCCACCTAAGTCTGATCCTGAACACGAACGGTTTCACTCTAGTAGGAATGCAGGAAGTTCTCCGAGCCACACGTCGCACGGATCGCGGCAGCGTCTGAACCTCACCTTTCGGCTGTTGAACCTTACACGAGGCCTGTCAAGTCTGTTTGGAGGCAGCTCGTTATGGCGACGAGCTTCTACCATAGTCAGGTGCAGCCTTTTTCTCCCTCAAAACATGGCACTGGCCGTATACACTTTGGGCTAAAAATTAATCGCTGTTGAAATGCAGGTTCAGAAAGGAATCAGTGGCTTCCTGGAGGACAGTGAGCTGCTGGACCAACTTTCAGCTTATAGACTTGCGTGGTGGATGGTAACTAAAATAAGTACTTTGTTTCCATAACACCGTTGGTATCACAACAAAAAAATCCACAGCACAAATTTCACCATGCTTACTGAACTCACACCTATTCGCTTCGTCGTGCGCAGGCGTCCGCCATGTTTGCGCTGCCGATGTTGTACGCCTGCAAGATCTTCTCGGCTACTGTCCGGTAAACTAACACTTCTGCTTCGATACACCCCTCCTAAACACAAGGACGGCTCAGATTAGCCCATACCTCTTCATAAGTAGGGGCATGATAGCCATTTTTTATAAACTCTTCACGTATACGCTGTACTTTTTTTTTAAATCACGTATACGCTGTACATTAACGGACGTGCACACCCTGCCGTGCTGGGCTGGCCCATTCAGCACATTCATCATTTCTTTTTTCTGAAACCGCAAAAAAAGGTGCTTGCTGCAGGTTTCGAACCTAGGCCCTTCAACAATTAGCACAGCCGCAATAACCAGCTAGGACACCGGACCTCAAGTGCTACGTAAGTTTTTTTATACTTAAAATATAACACTGGAAAAGCGCAACATTTTCTGgttgttttttcttttctttttttgtttcttaAATGCGTGAAGTTCTTATAATTCGTGATTTTTTTAATCGAAAATGACGAAAAAGTTTCAAACTCttgaatttttctttcaaatcaGTGAACTTTGTCCCCCAAAATTGATCAGTTTTCTTCACAAATTCGTGAACTATTTCGCAAGTTGGCAATTTGTTTTTGAAAATTGTTGGTCTTTTTTATAAATTGATGGACTTTGTTTCTAAATCAAtggatttttttaaaattttgttaATTTTTTTTCCAAATCAATGAACTTAATTTGAAttattgatgaacttttttcaaaatcaataaaagaaaagaaaaacaaaataataTAGAAACCCATGTAAAAACTGAAGAAAAAACCAGCCCGGTTGAAAAGGAAAACCACAGTCTTTCTTTTTAGCGTTATATTTGACGCACTACAAAAGATGGAAAAAGGAAACTTAGGCCATGATCAACGGAGGTGTTCGAGTAGGCGAGATGGCTCCGTCTAAGAGCACGTCGTTTCCCGACATGCTTGAAATGGCCCAAAAAAAATTCATGCCTTGTATGACCAATTCAAGGCACCATGCCAAGTTGTTTTGGTTTTCGACAAGTTTTGCATTTTCCGTAGTTTTCTCGGTAAAAAAAATGCTTGATAATGGGCGGCTGTGTCGCAACTTGCATACGTTGTCAGAAATCGTACAAACCTGGCATGGATGACTGCCATGGTCATGCCGACCTGCTTGAAAAGGTTGGGGTCATTTTAAGAATCTTCAAAAGTAGACCATGTTTAATGAAGGGTGTACAGGTTGGCTAGAAGGCTCTACCTGAGGGTGCGTTGTTTCTCAACATCCTTCGAAAGGCCTAATTTTTTCCACCTCCTTCTATGATCAAATCATGGCACCATGTCAAGTTGTTTAAGTTTTCTACAATTCTTTCGTTTTCTAGAGTTCTCTCGATGAAAACAAGCTGATAAATGGCCGGACGTGACACAACATGCATACGTTGTGGGAAATTCATTCAAACCCGGGATGGATGCCTACCATGTGCATGCCCGCCTACTGGGAAAAGGTTGGGATGATTTCATGCATGTTCAAAAATAGATCATGTTCAACAGAGGGTGTTCGGGTAGGCGAGAAGGGTCCATTTGAAAGCATGTTTTTGCGGCATCCATTAACTCACCCCAAATCTTTCCATGATCTTATATTACCGGTTAAACGCACCATGCCAAGTTGTTTTGGTTTCGACAAATTTGACTTTTCCGGAGTTCTCTCGGTTAAAAAAGGTAGATAAATGGCTGGACGTGTCGCAACTTGCATATTTTCTCGGAAATCATTCAAACCTGGCATGGATCCTTACCACAGGCATGCCCCTTGCCTGCAAAAGTTGGTGTCGCTTAAAAAATGTTTAAAACTAGACCATGTTCAATGGAGGATGCACCCGGATGGAAATGACCATGGTAGGCAACCATGCTAGGTTAAACAATTTTCGACACCGTATGCAAGTTGCAACATGTTCGACCATTTTATCGGTCTTCTTCTACAAAGGAGACTCCGGAAAATGCAGAATTTGTCGAAAACCAAATGAACTTGGCATGGTGCCTTGAATTGCTCGTAAAAGGCCATGAAAAAAATCGGATCCATTTCTTCATCATTTTTGGTGGGGAAATTGGGGCCATTTCAAAGATGTTGAAAAATAAAGTGCTCTCAGATGAACCGTTCTGACCTTACCGAATAATCTCCATTCAACATGGTGTTTTCTGGACATCCTTGAAATGACCCCAACTAATAAATACAAAGGGATAAAATTGAAAACAGTAAGTGTTTTTTAAAACATTTTATAAacattttatatttttttaaatCACTAGTTTAAAAAGTTAGTTAAAACTTGTATTTTGGTATTCAAAAAAAGAGATAAATGAATTAAAAAATAAGAAATCAAAtgaaaaaatagaaaagaaaataaaacgcTTAGGCCTTGGCCCAACTGGGCGACGACATTGCTCTCGTCGGGCACGTGTTGGGCCGGTCCAAGAGCTCGCGGATTTGAAAAGTTCATCAATtgttttaaaaatattcatggatTTGAATATTTTCACAGAAATTCAAAACAAAGTTCACTATGAAATTTGCAAAAAAGTTTTCTCGGTCTTGGGAACCTCGGGTTCCCATCCATTTTTTTCCTGTTTTGGGACCTTCTCAAAGGTCGTGAACcgtgtttttctttttctttttctttttatctTCTCTCCTGTTTATTTTTTTGTCTTCTTTGACTTTTCGTTTATTTTTTAAAAACTGTTCGTATTTTGACATTCTGAGCATGTTTGAAAGGCATGGACATTTATTTTGAAATTTATGTACAAATTTAAAAAATACAAATATTACTATTTTATGAACAAAACAGGAAAATTAGATACCCTAAAGAAAACCGtgcaaaaaaaagagagagatgTAAACTAAAGAGTGGAGGTGCTGTGTTTTTTTCATGGTGTTATGTCTCCCGCACAAGAAATGAAAAACAAGCCAAGAAAGCAAATGTGATGTGCTGTCCAGGATGGTTTGTGTTGTTACAAGTAGTGCGTGAGGGTGCTGGTTCGAATCAAGCCGAGGGCATCCATTTTttaaaaattaaaactaaaaAGACGTAAATGGGCTGAGCCATGAGGGAGGGCTGTTCGCCGGGTATCATACGAACCTACAGCGTATATATTTTCTATGTAGAAAAGTGAATACAATTTGTGAAAAGTCCATACTGCCCTTTATATGTTTTGTGAGGGGGGGTGTACCGAAGCACTTCTCCTAACTAATCAAATGATCCATGTTGTTAGACCATTCATTTATTCATCATTCATAGAAGGATTCATGTTATGCATTGTTCACTTCCCTTTCCCCGAATAATCCACGGCACTTTGCCTGTTCCTGTATGCTTGTCTGCAGCAAAAAAAATCAGGCGAGAGCCGACAGAGGTGGAGGCACATCTTCGAGCCGCAAGCACGCGCACAGGGTCGAGGAGTAGAGGGCACGGGTCGCTGTTACCCACGAGCTGTTTGTCCCCTGGTGATGTATGCTGAACGGCGGAAGCTTCCTTCGTGTAGAACTCTGATCAGAAATCGTAGACGCTACTGCAGCAGTGTAAATTATAGGCGCTAGGCAGGGGATAGTTATGATTTAGCGGCTGAGCATATGCGCGTGTATGTAGCTCCCAGTGAACTCTACGGTTCATGCTGTTGTCTGTTGATATGTATATGTATGTACACGGTGTATAAAATGGAGATTAACCACATGACACACGTGGTAAGCAATGCAAATTATTCATAAAAGTTAAGTAGAAGTTACTTGTGTGGGGTAACGAGGTGAGAGTGGATCCACCATTTATGGTTGTAAAAAATTATGTTGTTTTAAAATGTTCAGTTCATTTTCTTTTTGTTTCAGGATGCATCATCATGTTTCATCATCGTACCAATTAGAAAGAATACACTTGTTTCACATTCAGCTTTGTTGTTTCATTGTAACAATAAGAAAGAACACATTTGTTACGCATCAGGTTTGCTGATACACAATGAGGCATTAACATGCGCTACAGACAATGACACATTAAGACACATTTAGGAACAAGAAAAAAATCAACTTGAAACGAGAAGGAAAATCCAAAGTAACGCTTTGCAATAAGACAAAGTAGAATAAATTGTCATGCAACCACCGACGATGGACCCATGCACGGTAGAATTGTTTTCGGGTCCCTATGTATGTCTTGCTTATAGTGATACGTAGGGAAGGCTCCTGTCAGGGGAGCCCTAAATGGGTCGGCGCATGCGCACGGGAGGCCATGGCCTTGTTTCTTTGGTTCTTTTCACGTTTTGTGATTATTTTTATACTTCTGTTTATACTTCTAAATATTCTAAGtagatactccctccgtaaagattGGTTATAGAGGGAGTATATTTAAAAAAACATTTTACATAAAATATTTGAataaatattaatcaagcatttaaaaaatattgaatatgtattaaaaatatgaatttatatttaaaaaatttaaacatgtatttgaaaaatattcttGATATACTCGAAAAACGTAGAACTAAAGcgaaaagaaacaaagaaaaatgaCAAAAAAACAGTGAAAAGCgaaaagaaacaaaagaaaacaaagaaaaaaaacaaagagaaaatgaagtaaaaagtgtaaaaataatgaaaaatgaaaagaaacaaagaaaaataaGAAAATATTAAAAACCAAGAAACAAACAAAATagaagaaaaatgaaaaaaaaaagaaaaaccgaTAAAAGCATGAAAGAAACAAAGAGAAACCAAGGAAAAATGAAAGAAAAATCAATGAAACGAAATATAACAGCGAAAAAATAAACCAAAGAAAACCAGAGAAGAAATAAGAAAAGCAAAAAacgaaaaaagaaagaaaagaaactgAAGAAAACCTACGGCGACCAAAGCTGCAACGCGCAAGCGGCAACAGCGAATCTACACTAACAGGTCGGCCCATCTGGAAGAAGCATTTCCTATTCGACGCTTCAGGCGCCTGTTACAGCACGATGTGCAAACGAGCGCACACCTCTCCTCCATGCTGGGTCGGCCCATCTTCCCTTTTTTCAGTTTTAAATAAACATCCAAACGACTGTGCGGCTGGTAGTTCCTATGCTGCACAATCACCCCACCACCCACACATGATGTGCTCAACGAAAAAGGTGTAACAGCTCCCGGGTGCCCCCACACCCTCACGAACAATAAATtcataaaaaaatgaaaaaaatgtaACTTTCTGGGATCAAAGATGATAAAAAATTCCATCTTCTTGCAAAGTTTCAGCAACAAACGTGGAGCCCTCACCAAGTAAAACAAAATCACTGCTTAAAAGTGTACACAAACTTTGAACAATGATTTTGTTTTTTAGGTGAGGGCTCCTCGAATGTTATCTTTAGCTAGAGTTTTGCAAGATCGTCAAAAGTTTGATCATGTTTAATGTCCAAAAGTTtcatttttcctttttttgaatttactgttcagtGTAGGGGCACCCGGGTGCTGAAAATCATGTCTTTGTGCTCAATTAcatcttctcttttcttttcttcctttcttctttcttatttcttttttttcttttctcctttccctcttttcttttctcttttctcttttctattttttcttgTCCCACTTTTGCAACGGTTTTGT
Coding sequences within it:
- the LOC125517414 gene encoding calcium-binding and coiled-coil domain-containing protein 1-like, whose product is MAGDRRALCLVAGAILLCSCFARVLCGDEQEQQQEIQRLRSKVASLEDEVGWRKEETSQLESVVRERTAQIAALVGGLEAMQVRNVADDESVVKASTNSAMIEKQIERLGSDLEDQVKKGELLETRASEAEKSLLELGQKLDRVEKINAEQRKKIEELEQDLQHSKDKLSGVQRQAKLKAQELANVHGMWLPYWFASRSVHCQELASAKWHLHGKPVLDALLEKVAKTLAHAQRLVEPHLQATKNVG